Proteins encoded by one window of Candidatus Poribacteria bacterium:
- a CDS encoding PorV/PorQ family protein, which translates to MKHKSKFKSVLKFIKCAKVIQNPFPRFGALAHFRDPCKFFVVSIITLCAAVQPIDARYTADFLTLGVGARALGMGGAGTALSDNAYAPYWNPAGLGQLTRYEVSFMHSTLNKADAYDFVGYVHPLKKRGAIGVSWLRVGVDDIPITSLPVVSRPVGPTNRPEVIGSFNNTDNAFLFASGWKLPSRYGIDFHLGGTLKLLYMSGYRSTNAIGGGADIGFIGMTNPEKPHQLMLGLQVSDVFTTKLYWNTPPPSADLTSHTETILPHLKIGIATVHTLPIFRSTLILALDTYVQNRISLEIEPDVEKSEGSPVELHAGAEWTLFDLLSLRIGFSERSGSLESVRQLTAGVGLNLRFVTGAGAGLDYAFANHPALGGSHRISLRIRF; encoded by the coding sequence ATGAAACATAAATCAAAGTTTAAAAGTGTGCTGAAGTTCATAAAATGTGCTAAAGTTATTCAAAATCCTTTCCCTCGCTTCGGGGCTTTAGCGCACTTTAGAGACCCTTGCAAATTTTTTGTCGTATCTATAATTACGCTGTGTGCTGCCGTTCAGCCTATTGATGCGAGATACACTGCTGATTTCCTAACACTTGGCGTTGGTGCCCGCGCACTTGGTATGGGCGGTGCGGGGACTGCTTTAAGTGACAACGCTTACGCACCGTATTGGAATCCAGCTGGGTTGGGACAACTCACCCGATATGAAGTCAGTTTCATGCATTCTACACTCAATAAAGCCGATGCTTACGATTTTGTCGGTTATGTCCACCCACTCAAAAAGCGAGGCGCGATCGGTGTGAGCTGGCTCCGTGTCGGTGTTGACGATATTCCTATTACAAGTCTACCCGTCGTCAGCCGTCCTGTTGGACCTACAAACCGTCCAGAGGTCATCGGCTCTTTTAACAATACCGACAACGCTTTCCTCTTCGCCTCTGGATGGAAACTTCCGTCTCGCTACGGTATTGACTTCCACCTGGGTGGTACACTCAAACTCCTCTATATGAGTGGATATCGGAGTACAAATGCTATCGGTGGTGGCGCAGATATCGGTTTCATTGGGATGACAAACCCTGAAAAACCGCACCAACTGATGCTTGGGTTGCAGGTAAGCGATGTCTTTACGACGAAGCTCTACTGGAACACACCCCCACCATCGGCGGATCTAACATCGCACACTGAAACGATACTACCACACCTCAAAATCGGTATTGCCACGGTACATACACTCCCCATTTTCCGAAGTACGCTCATCCTTGCCTTGGATACTTACGTCCAAAATCGGATTAGTCTGGAGATTGAACCTGATGTTGAGAAATCGGAGGGGAGTCCTGTTGAGTTGCATGCGGGTGCTGAATGGACACTCTTTGATCTGCTCTCTTTACGGATTGGATTCTCGGAACGAAGTGGGAGTCTTGAAAGTGTTCGCCAATTGACGGCGGGGGTTGGGTTGAATCTTCGATTTGTCACGGGTGCCGGGGCTGGATTAGACTATGCGTTCGCAAATCATCCAGCATTGGGGGGCAGTCATCGTATATCTCTCAGAATTAGGTTTTAG
- a CDS encoding anhydro-N-acetylmuramic acid kinase, protein MIEFYELLKKDKKYVIGLMSGTSVDGIDAAIVEITGHGLETTVNLIAFETFPFPPDAPQQILALCQPNTSRVDDICEMNFYIGYLFAEAVKHILQKSGMRASDIHLIGSHGQTIHHLPGDPNIDSNANAIIETRSLERSGKRVYGNGHETPNPPYRTARNIKNPSTLQIGEPAVIAHETGIPTIADFRVADMAAGGQGAPLVSYPDYLLFRDSAKTVGLLNIGGIANLTVLPANGSFDSVSAADTGPGNMCIDAVVNEITDGRERYDKAGQRAAQGTPYQPLINEWLKHPFFHLLPPKTTGRETFGNTFAMECLEACRKHELVENDCIATLTELTVQTIADYIKRFGTGQNPIDTLYVSGGGVHNQTIMQRLSEVLVNTSVESVDNSGISADAKEAVAFAILANESLHGNAGNLPSATGASARKVLGKFVCP, encoded by the coding sequence ATGATAGAATTTTATGAACTCCTGAAAAAAGACAAAAAGTACGTTATTGGTTTGATGTCTGGCACTTCTGTTGACGGCATTGATGCAGCCATCGTTGAAATCACTGGACACGGTTTGGAAACGACAGTAAACCTAATCGCGTTTGAGACTTTTCCTTTTCCACCCGATGCTCCACAACAAATCCTCGCGCTCTGTCAACCCAATACAAGCCGCGTTGACGATATTTGTGAGATGAATTTTTACATCGGATACCTCTTCGCGGAGGCTGTCAAGCACATTCTACAAAAAAGCGGAATGCGCGCCAGCGACATCCATCTCATAGGTTCACACGGTCAAACGATTCACCACCTGCCTGGCGATCCAAACATCGATTCCAATGCAAACGCGATTATAGAAACGCGTAGCTTGGAACGAAGTGGAAAGCGGGTCTACGGAAATGGGCATGAAACTCCCAACCCACCTTACCGAACCGCAAGGAACATTAAAAATCCGTCAACACTACAGATTGGCGAACCTGCGGTCATCGCACACGAAACCGGTATTCCCACCATCGCCGACTTTCGGGTAGCAGACATGGCAGCAGGTGGGCAGGGGGCACCGTTGGTATCATATCCAGACTATTTGTTGTTTCGTGACAGTGCCAAAACAGTAGGATTGTTGAACATCGGAGGGATTGCAAATCTCACAGTCCTCCCAGCCAACGGATCGTTCGATTCAGTTTCCGCTGCAGACACAGGACCGGGGAACATGTGTATCGATGCGGTTGTAAACGAGATAACCGACGGAAGAGAACGTTATGACAAGGCAGGACAGCGTGCCGCACAAGGGACTCCTTATCAACCACTCATCAACGAATGGCTAAAACACCCGTTTTTCCACCTCCTTCCCCCAAAAACCACTGGACGTGAGACCTTCGGAAACACCTTCGCAATGGAATGTCTGGAGGCTTGCCGTAAACACGAACTTGTGGAGAACGACTGTATTGCAACGTTGACGGAATTGACAGTCCAAACGATTGCTGACTATATCAAGCGATTTGGAACAGGACAGAACCCAATAGACACACTCTATGTAAGCGGCGGTGGTGTCCACAACCAGACAATAATGCAACGACTTAGCGAAGTGTTAGTGAATACATCGGTTGAATCCGTGGATAACTCAGGTATCTCAGCGGATGCGAAGGAGGCAGTAGCATTCGCAATTCTGGCGAATGAGTCGCTCCACGGAAACGCTGGAAACCTGCCTTCAGCAACAGGGGCATCTGCTCGGAAAGTTTTGGGCAAATTCGTTTGTCCCTGA
- a CDS encoding DUF1343 domain-containing protein yields the protein MSSATNSQKTELGVTVLLTKELDWIRGKSIGLITNHTGVDHNLRSNYRLFSEISECQLSAIFSPEHGLWGAVQDGIAINSVETPNGNINVPVFSLYGQSMRPTAKQLEGIDLLVYDMQDVGARYYTYISTLLYAMEAASDCGIEFIVADRPNPITGTAAEGPLLESGFESFVGIHKIPIRYGLTIGELAMLLKAERVPSCRLKVAWMDGYRRGMWFNDFLLLPWVPPSPNMPTLTTAILYPGLCLFEGTNMSEGRGTTKPFEYIGAPWCNGERWAETLNALRLPGVLFRPVVFTPAPAAENTKHAKQTCHGVAIHITDRERFRPVETAIHMLSTLVTEYRGQFAFRPTHFDRLAGNNWLRNALLDGESFDKIQARWAEELQRWCENTTQYHAYD from the coding sequence ATGTCCTCCGCAACAAACTCACAAAAAACGGAATTAGGCGTGACAGTCCTGCTCACAAAGGAACTCGATTGGATTCGAGGGAAATCAATTGGACTGATTACGAATCATACAGGCGTTGACCATAATTTACGAAGCAATTACCGACTTTTCTCAGAAATTTCGGAGTGCCAACTCTCCGCTATTTTTTCCCCAGAGCATGGCCTCTGGGGCGCAGTCCAAGACGGTATCGCCATCAATAGCGTTGAAACCCCTAATGGAAATATAAACGTACCGGTTTTCAGTCTATATGGACAATCAATGCGTCCAACAGCAAAACAACTTGAAGGCATTGATCTACTCGTCTACGATATGCAGGATGTCGGTGCCCGTTATTATACCTATATCTCGACTTTGCTGTATGCGATGGAAGCGGCGAGCGACTGCGGAATTGAGTTCATTGTTGCTGACCGTCCCAATCCAATCACGGGTACTGCTGCAGAGGGGCCTCTGTTGGAAAGTGGATTTGAATCGTTTGTTGGCATCCATAAAATCCCGATTCGTTACGGGCTGACAATCGGTGAATTGGCGATGCTTCTGAAGGCCGAACGCGTGCCATCGTGCCGCTTAAAGGTCGCATGGATGGACGGATACCGACGCGGAATGTGGTTCAATGACTTTCTTCTTTTGCCGTGGGTGCCACCATCACCCAATATGCCAACGCTCACAACAGCAATCCTCTATCCGGGTTTGTGCCTGTTTGAAGGAACAAACATGAGTGAGGGACGCGGAACGACGAAGCCCTTTGAATACATCGGCGCACCTTGGTGCAACGGGGAAAGGTGGGCTGAGACCCTAAATGCATTACGGCTACCGGGTGTACTGTTCCGTCCTGTCGTTTTTACGCCGGCACCAGCCGCCGAAAACACAAAACACGCGAAACAGACATGTCATGGTGTGGCAATTCATATTACCGATAGAGAACGTTTCCGTCCGGTAGAAACAGCCATTCACATGTTATCTACTTTAGTCACCGAATACAGAGGTCAATTTGCGTTCCGACCTACGCACTTTGATAGGTTAGCAGGGAACAACTGGCTCCGAAACGCTTTGTTAGATGGAGAGTCATTCGATAAGATTCAGGCACGGTGGGCTGAAGAACTTCAGAGATGGTGTGAAAATACAACACAGTATCACGCCTACGATTAG
- a CDS encoding WD40 repeat domain-containing protein — MIRETLNIKCTAPSSGNQFLETIAVATVTIAFLMLGIGAEVMSVKSENVPQKEKPSMQTNSAQELSHITIDLSIRRGVHSVAFSPDGSIVASDKDNTVRLWDALTGKKIEMEQNFWVAFQGNFTADINSVAFSPDGRMIAGGINEGEVICLWDAATGEQLRSMSENAPNAFHWVNTVAFNPDSKIVASGSEDGNLYLWDVETGKRLKTLTEGTENIFSVAFSNDGKTLASGHSGNTIRLWDITTGEKLKTLIGHTNWVFSVTFSPDGQTLASGSWDKTIRLWDISTGQQLKTFVGHSLAVWSVAFSPDGLILASGSQDKTIRLWNMATGEHIATLTGHTAPVKSVAFSPDEITLASGSQDSTVRLWDLTSPMLLQKDKEK; from the coding sequence ATGATTAGAGAAACGCTAAATATCAAATGCACCGCACCTTCCAGCGGAAACCAGTTTTTGGAAACCATCGCCGTTGCTACGGTGACAATAGCGTTTTTGATGTTGGGCATCGGCGCTGAGGTGATGTCAGTGAAATCTGAAAATGTGCCCCAAAAGGAGAAGCCCTCTATGCAAACAAATTCCGCCCAAGAGTTGTCTCATATCACTATCGACTTATCCATCAGGAGAGGTGTCCACAGTGTTGCTTTCAGTCCAGACGGTTCAATAGTCGCAAGTGACAAAGATAACACCGTTAGACTTTGGGATGCCCTCACAGGGAAGAAAATAGAAATGGAGCAAAATTTCTGGGTGGCTTTTCAGGGAAACTTCACTGCGGACATCAACAGCGTCGCATTCAGTCCGGATGGACGCATGATCGCAGGTGGAATCAATGAAGGTGAGGTTATTTGCCTTTGGGACGCTGCCACCGGTGAGCAACTCAGATCAATGTCGGAAAATGCCCCTAATGCTTTTCATTGGGTCAACACAGTAGCATTCAACCCTGATAGCAAAATAGTTGCGAGTGGAAGTGAAGATGGAAATCTGTATCTGTGGGATGTGGAAACTGGTAAGCGACTGAAAACCCTTACCGAGGGGACAGAGAATATCTTCAGTGTCGCCTTCAGTAATGACGGAAAAACGTTAGCAAGTGGACATAGCGGCAACACCATTCGCTTGTGGGATATTACCACTGGTGAGAAACTGAAGACACTTATCGGACATACCAATTGGGTCTTCAGTGTTACTTTCAGTCCGGATGGACAGACACTCGCAAGTGGAAGTTGGGACAAGACAATCCGTCTATGGGATATAAGTACAGGGCAGCAACTGAAGACTTTCGTTGGACATTCGCTTGCTGTGTGGAGTGTCGCCTTCAGTCCAGATGGATTAATACTTGCCAGCGGGAGTCAGGATAAGACAATCCGACTCTGGAATATGGCTACAGGGGAGCACATCGCAACCCTCACAGGGCACACTGCACCCGTCAAAAGTGTCGCTTTCAGTCCGGATGAAATAACGCTCGCGAGTGGCAGCCAAGATAGCACAGTTCGGTTATGGGACCTTACATCTCCAATGCTCCTGCAAAAAGACAAAGAGAAATAG
- a CDS encoding sigma-70 family RNA polymerase sigma factor produces MKNNDAELIQRVLEGDDNAFATLVGKYQKQVHALAWRKIGDFHIAEEITQDTFLKAYKKLATLKRPQRFVSWLYVIAANRCSSWLRKKQLKTEPLEQLKEIDSEQSQTAAYSRHVTEENERTTAEAQRDVVKKLLAKLQESERTVITLHYFGEMSCPEIGAFLGVSANTIKSRLRRAQQRLKKEEPIIREALENFQITPNLTENIMREVSRIKPIMPPSGKPFLPWAISASTIAVVFLMLGIGTHQYAIHFQQPYNFNATSEMKIDIIEAPLVLKLAVKTDVQTQPRNPDVSSKHNKTREQQSDDVSALVAEAQTDEISKDYSQWALPKEAKARLGKGGINTLQFSPDGTKLAVGSNIGIWIYEAKTGKEISMFPGVCQSLAFSPDGRFLASGGGKFWESESQLWEIATGRKVPLANAKRPASALQFSEDSKTLISLAGSTVSRFYTETGKIDRKDIEGQSKSGTRHLPESYALRHDKAAVGKKDGKIHLWDTTTGKKLFSLIGHIHLSLLPLDNPSLRPPPRRRGEKNHVLALAFSPDGTKLASGGADTTVRLWDLTSKEPTILQKHTDWAHVLAFSPDGKMLASGSTDKTLQLWDTDTGEPIVTLTEHLNGITALAFSPDGETLASASTDGTVQLWNTKTQDQLTTHITGHTKLVKSIAFFKDSATLVSVAFNGVITLWDLKTSRGSINQTTAHSDWLRTSAFSPDGTLFASVGTKSSMIFDSGFGLGYILATQKPDPLVRLIDVSTGGEIATLAERSGPSNLTFSPDGKTVAFGSLGRIRLWDIATKKSRDIPLLDENSAQKNPQNPNGNGALEHLQRLMPHQMPTINALAFSPDGKKIVSGTMGGNVQMWDPETGVPLAPFFAGQDLDEAAKKIPGGGFRTTYQDPITGLAFSSDSSLLAVGSEKKIRLLGGHKQTHFKEVPHGAISLVFSPDNTVLVTGLRTSEIELWNLATGDKLITLKGHTGQVETLMFSPDGKTLVSTGTDGTILVWDWDKIIKGLSK; encoded by the coding sequence ATGAAAAACAACGATGCTGAACTCATCCAACGCGTCCTTGAAGGCGATGATAACGCCTTCGCCACGCTCGTGGGAAAATACCAAAAGCAGGTTCATGCCCTCGCGTGGCGGAAAATTGGAGATTTTCACATTGCTGAGGAAATTACACAGGATACATTCCTGAAAGCATACAAGAAACTCGCAACATTGAAGAGACCTCAACGTTTCGTGAGCTGGCTTTATGTGATTGCCGCGAACCGTTGTAGCTCTTGGCTACGTAAAAAGCAGTTGAAAACGGAGCCACTGGAGCAATTGAAAGAGATAGACAGCGAACAATCACAAACAGCAGCGTATTCCAGACATGTCACCGAGGAAAATGAACGCACAACCGCAGAAGCACAGCGCGATGTCGTTAAAAAGCTGCTTGCGAAACTCCAAGAGAGTGAACGCACAGTCATCACGCTGCACTACTTCGGTGAGATGTCGTGTCCAGAGATTGGCGCGTTTTTAGGTGTCTCGGCAAATACGATTAAGAGTCGTCTCCGTCGCGCACAGCAGCGTCTAAAAAAGGAAGAGCCTATAATCAGAGAGGCTTTAGAAAACTTCCAAATCACACCCAACCTCACCGAGAACATCATGCGTGAGGTTTCCCGCATCAAACCGATTATGCCGCCCAGCGGTAAACCGTTCCTCCCGTGGGCAATCTCAGCCTCCACAATAGCAGTCGTTTTTCTAATGCTGGGTATTGGAACCCACCAGTACGCAATTCATTTCCAGCAACCCTATAATTTCAATGCCACTTCGGAGATGAAGATTGACATCATTGAGGCACCACTTGTGTTGAAGCTCGCGGTCAAAACAGATGTCCAAACGCAGCCCAGAAACCCTGACGTATCAAGCAAGCACAATAAAACCCGTGAACAGCAATCTGATGATGTCTCAGCATTGGTTGCAGAAGCGCAAACAGACGAAATCAGCAAAGACTACTCACAATGGGCACTCCCCAAAGAGGCGAAAGCACGTTTGGGAAAGGGCGGCATCAATACGCTTCAATTCTCGCCAGACGGCACGAAACTCGCTGTCGGCAGTAATATCGGTATATGGATTTACGAGGCTAAAACAGGTAAAGAGATTTCTATGTTCCCGGGCGTGTGCCAATCCCTCGCTTTTTCGCCGGATGGACGATTCCTTGCCAGCGGCGGCGGAAAGTTTTGGGAATCGGAATCTCAACTATGGGAAATAGCGACAGGTCGCAAAGTGCCACTCGCCAATGCAAAGCGTCCTGCCTCAGCACTTCAATTCTCAGAAGACAGCAAAACACTTATCAGTTTAGCGGGGAGCACAGTTAGTAGGTTCTATACTGAGACTGGAAAGATAGATAGGAAGGATATCGAAGGACAATCTAAATCGGGAACGAGGCATCTTCCCGAATCTTACGCGCTCAGGCATGACAAAGCTGCAGTTGGAAAGAAGGATGGGAAGATTCATTTATGGGACACAACGACTGGTAAAAAATTATTTAGCCTTATAGGACACATACATTTGTCACTTCTGCCGTTAGACAACCCTTCGCTTCGTCCTCCACCCCGTCGAAGAGGGGAGAAAAATCATGTCTTGGCGTTAGCATTTTCGCCGGATGGAACAAAACTCGCCAGTGGAGGTGCTGATACAACTGTCCGGTTATGGGATCTCACCAGCAAGGAACCGACTATTCTCCAGAAACACACAGATTGGGCACACGTATTAGCATTCTCACCTGATGGGAAAATGCTTGCCAGTGGAAGTACTGACAAGACCTTGCAACTGTGGGATACGGACACGGGTGAACCGATCGTGACACTCACCGAACATCTCAACGGTATTACTGCCTTGGCATTTTCACCCGATGGAGAAACGCTCGCAAGCGCGAGCACGGACGGTACAGTTCAACTCTGGAACACCAAAACACAAGATCAGCTAACGACCCATATCACCGGACACACGAAATTGGTGAAATCAATCGCCTTTTTTAAAGACAGTGCAACACTTGTAAGTGTAGCGTTTAACGGGGTAATTACCTTGTGGGATCTGAAGACATCGCGAGGGTCTATAAATCAAACGACAGCGCATAGCGATTGGCTTAGGACCTCAGCATTTTCGCCGGATGGAACGCTATTTGCCAGCGTTGGAACAAAAAGCAGTATGATTTTTGATTCAGGCTTTGGTTTAGGGTATATCCTCGCTACGCAGAAGCCAGATCCCTTGGTTCGCTTGATTGACGTAAGCACAGGGGGCGAAATAGCAACTCTGGCAGAAAGAAGCGGCCCCTCAAATCTGACGTTCTCACCTGATGGAAAAACAGTCGCCTTCGGGAGTTTAGGTAGGATTCGCTTGTGGGATATAGCGACAAAGAAGAGTCGCGATATACCTCTTTTAGACGAAAACAGTGCGCAAAAGAATCCACAGAATCCGAACGGAAATGGTGCTTTGGAACATCTACAACGCTTGATGCCCCATCAAATGCCTACAATCAATGCTTTGGCATTCTCACCGGATGGGAAAAAGATTGTCAGTGGAACTATGGGAGGAAATGTTCAGATGTGGGATCCAGAAACGGGTGTTCCATTAGCTCCATTCTTTGCAGGACAAGATTTAGATGAAGCAGCAAAGAAGATACCCGGTGGTGGGTTTCGGACTACGTATCAAGATCCTATCACAGGCTTAGCATTCTCTTCAGATAGCTCCCTGCTTGCTGTGGGAAGTGAGAAAAAAATCCGTTTGCTGGGCGGTCATAAGCAGACTCATTTTAAAGAAGTGCCCCACGGTGCCATATCCTTAGTGTTTTCACCAGATAACACCGTGCTTGTTACTGGACTTAGAACAAGCGAAATTGAGTTGTGGAATCTGGCAACTGGAGATAAACTTATCACACTCAAGGGGCACACTGGACAAGTCGAAACACTGATGTTCTCGCCAGATGGAAAAACACTCGTCAGCACTGGAACGGACGGCACAATTCTCGTATGGGATTGGGATAAAATCATCAAAGGTTTGTCTAAATGA